CTAGTATGAGTATGCGAGTTGTGACTCGTATGGGTTGGCTCCACTTGATTAGGCAATTACGGGTAGTGTCCAATGATGTTGTGAATCTTGTGTTGAGAATACGAATTGTGGTTCATATTGGAAACTCCACCTTGTGTTATGAATCGTGGTTCGCTACATGATAGTCCTGCATGTGTAATGtatgagttgtggcttgtagagGTGGAACCACAAGTAGTTGGTTGTAGCAGAGTTGTCTTAAGGTCATCATATGAGGATGTATAATGTGTATGAACATGGTAGTGACCATGTTTTCTAGAATCGAAGAATAGAGGTCCTCTGACGAGTGTGtgttcactttattttggttattaatggtttatattgttatttcaccctatctgcttgtgtttggcgatgataatgtaactcgttacacaagagcaaataatattttaggtgAAGTTGGtgatgcttttatttatttatatatatatatacacacacgtgAATCtcattatttgaaataataaataataacttatattaAAGTGAAAAGTAGCACAATTGGGAAAAACTCTTTGTTGTTGATTAAGGTTGGAAGGTCATGTGTTAAATTCTTACTACGTGTATTTGACGTAattatgcttttattttattggacaTGTGAGGTCATgagtttaattaatatttttttagcaattaaatagaattttggaagatgaaggacAAAGTAATGTGACTCAATGTATATGGATACCAAACAAGGAAATAAAAGTTGATCAAGACAATTAAATGGCTAATCAAGGTCAATGAATAGGCTATTGTACAATTAATAGGAGGaggtaaaatattattttatcattttatcatGATTAAAGAAAGATATGATAGCATAGTTAGCTAAAGCTTTTAGCATAAGAGGTTTTGGGTTTAATTTCatctttaaacatttttttttactattccgGAATTTTCATGAGTCATGGTATAATATTCTTGTTAGTGTATGGTCGAGTAGTACTCGGCCCAACAAGAAGAAGTTGGCCGGGATCATCCCGGCCCAGACAGGGGCGTCCCCACGTGATGGCCCAACCGCGAGGGCTTGGATCCAGCACAACGCTGACAGCCCAATAAGCGTAGTGGTCGTGTACTTCCCGACCCTCTTGGCCGAGTACACCCCAGCCCAAGGGGTAGCAGGCGAGACATGTGTTACAGAGGGGCAGCATGCAATCAAACCTCAAAAAAAAGAAGGAGctgatatttgagaagtacagacggctaagaaaggaaggagttgatattttaGAAGTACAAAcggccaaaaaggaaggagctGATATGTGAGAAGTACAGACGGACAAACTTTGGAATGGAAAGGACTGATCTTTATTAAAGGCACAAAAGAACAATTCTTGCCAATAAGGAAAGAACCGCTGTGTGCAACCTCAGTCGGAAAGGGAAGGAATCAATCCTCAAATACAAACGGCCAGCAAATATTAATAACGGGTCTattaagaaattagtataaattaaggccTTGTGAACAAGTAAAGGTACACTTTTCTGATTAACCTACTACTACCCATATCAATCACTCTCTAACTTAAGCGTCGGAGTGCCTGCAGGTACCCCCACCCCCGGAGTGCAGACGGCTGGGAGTGCAGACGACTGGGAGGAACAGGAAGAGGTTCGACACAGAGGGTTCTTGGGACCGTCTGGTTCCGCACCTAAATAGTATCGATCAGgtacaattggcgcccaccgtggggccagACAATTCTCAAGCAGGATGGTGTCGACAAGGGCAGCAGTCGATCATAATTCAGTAGCAGCGGAGATGCAACGAGAGATGAACCGCCAGTTGGAAGAGTTAAGGCGCAAGAACGAGGAAGAATTGAACGCCCTGAGAGAGGAGAACCAACGGATGCGAGCGCAAATTGAGCAGAATCCCCCCCACAGGGAGGAATCCCATAGCAATGAAGAGGGAGGGGATGGTACCGGACGAGACGAGTCCAGAGCACAAACCACCACCAACCAAACAGAAGCAAGGCCCAGAGCAGCCAGACGCCACCCCTTTGTGGACGGGATCATGGAAGCAGAACTTCCCGCGCGATGGAAGGGGTTAACTATAAGTCAGTACGATGGCACTACTGATCTAGAGGAGCACGTGGACGTCTTCACCACCCAGGCAGGGTTGTATACCTCGGACGACGCAATCCTCTATCGTGTTTTCCCAACATCCCTAAAAGGGCCTGCACTCAATTGGTTCACACGGTTGCCACCCAACTCTATCGACTGTTTCGATACGTTGGCCACCCGTTTCGGCATACAGTTTGCCACTAGTAAGCCACACCACCTTACTTCTCTGGCACTGGTAAATATACGACAGGAAAAAGGAGAGTCTCTGCGGGAGTTTATGGACCGATTCGGAAAGATATCCTTGAATATCTCTAATTTGAATCCTGAGGTCGCCATGCACCACCTTATCACAGCACTAAAGCATGGCCCTTTTGTTGACAGTCTATGCAAGAAGCCCGTAAACAATCTAGACGAACTTCGGACCAGGGCCACTAAATTCATGCAGATGGAGGAATTGAAAGAATTTCACAATACAACTCGATCGGACGCACAGGAGAAAAGGCACCATGATAGGGAGCGAGCGTTAGCACCTCGATCCGGCCACAGGTTCAAAGACTCTAGGCAGCCGAAATACAACAGGTACACACCACTCGTGTCCAACAGGGCAAGAATTCTGGAAGAAGCACTGAACACCGATCTAATAACAGCCCCTCGAAGGGCCCCGACTCCCCCGAACGCCGAGACCACCAAGCATTGTCGGTATCACCGAAATTATGGGCACACAACAGAGGAATGCTTTACCTTGAAAGacaaaatcgaggaactgataGGCAGGGCACCTAAGAAGATTTG
This portion of the Vigna unguiculata cultivar IT97K-499-35 chromosome 6, ASM411807v1, whole genome shotgun sequence genome encodes:
- the LOC114188410 gene encoding uncharacterized protein LOC114188410, giving the protein MVSTRAAVDHNSVAAEMQREMNRQLEELRRKNEEELNALREENQRMRAQIEQNPPHREESHSNEEGGDGTGRDESRAQTTTNQTEARPRAARRHPFVDGIMEAELPARWKGLTISQYDGTTDLEEHVDVFTTQAGLYTSDDAILYRVFPTSLKGPALNWFTRLPPNSIDCFDTLATRFGIQFATSKPHHLTSLALVNIRQEKGESLREFMDRFGKISLNISNLNPEVAMHHLITALKHGPFVDSLCKKPVNNLDELRTRATKFMQMEELKEFHNTTRSDAQEKRHHDRERALAPRSGHRFKDSRQPKYNRYTPLVSNRARILEEALNTDLITAPRRAPTPPNAETTKHCRYHRNYGHTTEECFTLKDKIEELIGRAPKKICKTGRRGILLKGRTRKTLRGATTKDVRVPR